One genomic segment of Bradyrhizobium diazoefficiens includes these proteins:
- the chpT gene encoding histidine phosphotransferase ChpT has product MSDASSPATATAPDMLELAALLCSRVCHDLISPVGAIVNGLEVLDDDPKPEDREFALDLIRKSAKTASARLQFCRLAFGAAGSSGAQIDLGDAQTMARGHIEDGKCSITWNLPRLLLPKNRVKLLLNMLVVAQHTIPRGGMLTVDPIGEGETMSFRITATGHNARLPQNISELLSGERGPAADAHAIQPYYTRLLAQACGLTVALKHEGDAIIVTAS; this is encoded by the coding sequence ATGTCTGACGCCTCGTCGCCCGCGACCGCCACTGCTCCCGACATGCTCGAACTCGCAGCGCTCTTGTGCTCGCGGGTCTGTCACGATCTCATCAGCCCCGTCGGCGCCATCGTCAACGGGCTCGAGGTGCTCGACGACGATCCCAAGCCCGAGGACCGCGAATTCGCGCTCGACCTGATCCGCAAGAGCGCCAAGACCGCCTCCGCCCGGCTCCAGTTCTGCCGCCTCGCCTTCGGCGCGGCCGGCTCCTCCGGCGCGCAGATCGATCTCGGCGATGCCCAGACCATGGCGCGCGGCCACATCGAGGACGGCAAGTGCTCGATCACCTGGAATCTGCCGCGGCTCTTGCTGCCGAAGAATCGCGTCAAGCTGCTGCTCAACATGCTGGTCGTCGCCCAGCACACGATCCCGCGCGGCGGCATGCTGACGGTCGATCCGATCGGCGAGGGCGAGACGATGAGCTTTCGCATCACCGCGACCGGACACAACGCGCGCCTGCCGCAGAACATCTCCGAGCTGTTGAGCGGCGAACGCGGCCCTGCCGCCGATGCGCACGCAATCCAGCCCTATTATACGCGGCTGTTGGCGCAGGCCTGCGGGCTGACCGTGGCGCTCAAGCACGAAGGCGACGCCATCATCGTTACCGCTTCGTAA
- a CDS encoding 3'(2'),5'-bisphosphate nucleotidase CysQ family protein: MQVSIIDTEAASRLMDPLTALVVKAGEAILAVNRAAMRVDGKQDGSPVTEADLAADRIIADGLAQLASGVPTLSEERTQLASPPFHGSFFLIDPLDGTKEFVAGRDEFTVNLALVTEGVPLLGIVSAPALGLLWRGIVGRGAERVRFDGTTIGATEAILTRRLPAQGEPWIAAVSRSHGDPKSEAFIDNRPNAVRKTCGSAVKFGRIAEGSADIYPRFGPTSEWDVGAGCAVVTAAGGRVTDGNGGELRFGQRGDTGFIIPDFIAWGDPQAVDGY; the protein is encoded by the coding sequence ATGCAGGTGAGCATCATCGACACGGAGGCCGCTTCCCGGTTGATGGATCCGCTCACCGCGCTGGTGGTGAAGGCCGGCGAAGCGATTCTGGCCGTCAACCGCGCGGCGATGCGGGTCGACGGCAAACAGGACGGCTCGCCGGTGACCGAGGCGGACCTTGCCGCCGACCGCATCATCGCGGACGGCCTGGCACAGCTCGCCAGCGGCGTTCCGACGCTGTCGGAAGAGCGGACCCAGCTCGCTTCCCCGCCGTTTCACGGCAGTTTCTTCCTGATCGATCCGCTCGACGGCACCAAGGAGTTCGTCGCCGGCCGCGACGAGTTCACGGTCAACCTCGCCCTCGTGACGGAAGGCGTGCCGCTGCTCGGGATCGTCAGCGCGCCCGCGCTCGGGCTGCTCTGGCGAGGTATCGTCGGGCGCGGCGCCGAGCGCGTCAGGTTTGACGGCACGACCATCGGTGCCACTGAAGCGATCCTCACCCGCAGGCTGCCGGCACAGGGCGAGCCCTGGATCGCGGCGGTGAGCCGCTCGCACGGCGATCCCAAAAGCGAGGCCTTCATCGACAACAGACCCAACGCCGTGAGAAAGACCTGTGGCTCGGCGGTGAAATTCGGCCGGATCGCGGAGGGCAGCGCCGACATCTATCCCCGCTTCGGGCCTACCTCCGAATGGGACGTCGGGGCCGGCTGCGCGGTCGTGACCGCCGCCGGCGGCAGGGTCACCGACGGAAACGGCGGCGAGCTTCGATTCGGCCAACGCGGCGATACCGGCTTCATCATCCCCGACTTCATCGCCTGGGGCGACCCGCAGGCGGTAGATGGCTACTGA
- a CDS encoding chemotaxis protein CheW: MSKKTQSTEGAMVEYVTAMIGGQLFGLPISRVQDVFMPERVTRVPLSSREIAGVLNLRGRIVTVVDMRARLGLPRPEDGKAPMAVGVDLRGESYGLLIDQIGEVLRLAEDGKEENPVNLDPRMAKLAGGVHRLDGQLMVVLDVDRVLELAPEMMAA; this comes from the coding sequence ATGAGCAAGAAGACCCAGTCCACTGAAGGCGCCATGGTCGAATACGTCACCGCGATGATCGGCGGCCAGCTGTTCGGCCTGCCGATCTCCCGCGTCCAGGACGTGTTCATGCCCGAGCGCGTCACCCGCGTTCCCTTGTCCTCGCGCGAGATCGCGGGCGTTTTGAACCTGCGCGGCCGCATCGTCACCGTGGTCGACATGCGCGCCCGGCTCGGCCTGCCGAGGCCCGAAGATGGCAAGGCGCCGATGGCGGTCGGGGTCGATCTGCGCGGCGAATCCTACGGCCTGCTGATCGACCAGATCGGCGAGGTCTTGCGCCTTGCCGAGGACGGCAAGGAGGAAAACCCCGTCAACCTCGACCCCCGCATGGCCAAGCTCGCCGGCGGCGTCCACCGCCTCGACGGCCAGCTCATGGTCGTCCTCGACGTCGATCGCGTGCTCGAGCTCGCGCCCGAGATGATGGCGGCCTGA
- a CDS encoding protein-glutamate methylesterase/protein-glutamine glutaminase, whose translation MSVAFAGSSTTGPSREAGPLRVMVVDDSVVIRGLISRWIGAEHDMEVAASLRTGLEAVNQLERINPDVAVLDIEMPELDGLSALPRLLAKKRDLVIIMASTLTRRNAEISFKALSLGAADYIPKPESTREAQAADIFHHDLIQKIRHLGARLRRKPAVASPPLAPASAAPAARGAAVARPAPPTAAPAAQAPSSGPLSTRPFSTQAPKVLLIGSSTGGPQALMALVTELGPVIDRFPVLITQHMPPTFTTILAEHLARSSRKPAAEAVDGEPVKPGRIYLAPGGKHMRVARNGADVAIALDDGPAVNFCKPAVDPLFTSAIDIWHGNILSVILTGMGSDGMRGGKDIVAAGGSVIAQDEASSVVWGMPGAAANAGICAAILPLNQIGAKVNRLFAGDRS comes from the coding sequence ATGAGTGTTGCGTTCGCAGGTAGTTCGACCACGGGCCCGTCGCGCGAAGCCGGACCGCTGCGGGTGATGGTCGTCGACGACTCCGTCGTCATCCGCGGCCTCATCTCGCGCTGGATCGGTGCCGAGCACGACATGGAGGTCGCTGCCTCCTTGCGCACCGGGCTCGAGGCGGTCAACCAGCTCGAACGCATCAATCCCGACGTTGCCGTGCTCGACATCGAAATGCCCGAGCTCGACGGCCTTTCGGCGTTACCGCGACTGCTGGCGAAAAAGCGCGACCTCGTCATCATCATGGCTTCGACCCTGACCCGCCGCAACGCGGAGATCAGCTTCAAGGCGCTGTCGCTCGGCGCAGCTGATTACATTCCGAAGCCGGAATCGACGCGCGAGGCGCAGGCCGCGGATATCTTTCATCACGACCTGATCCAGAAGATCCGTCACCTCGGCGCACGCCTGCGCCGCAAGCCCGCGGTCGCGAGCCCGCCGCTGGCGCCCGCGAGCGCGGCTCCGGCTGCACGCGGAGCGGCCGTTGCGCGGCCTGCCCCGCCCACGGCGGCTCCGGCCGCGCAAGCGCCGTCGTCAGGGCCGCTGTCGACGCGCCCGTTCTCGACCCAGGCTCCGAAGGTGCTGCTGATCGGCTCCTCGACCGGCGGCCCGCAGGCGCTGATGGCGCTCGTCACCGAGCTCGGCCCGGTGATCGATCGCTTCCCGGTGCTGATCACCCAGCACATGCCGCCGACCTTCACCACCATTCTCGCCGAGCATCTGGCGCGCTCGAGCCGCAAGCCGGCGGCGGAGGCCGTCGATGGCGAGCCGGTGAAGCCGGGACGGATTTATCTGGCGCCCGGCGGCAAGCACATGCGCGTCGCGCGCAACGGCGCCGATGTGGCGATCGCGCTCGACGACGGCCCCGCCGTCAATTTCTGCAAGCCCGCGGTGGATCCGCTGTTCACCTCCGCCATCGACATCTGGCACGGCAACATCCTCTCCGTGATCCTGACTGGCATGGGTTCGGACGGCATGCGCGGCGGCAAGGACATCGTTGCGGCCGGCGGCAGCGTGATCGCGCAGGACGAAGCCTCAAGCGTGGTCTGGGGCATGCCGGGCGCGGCGGCCAATGCCGGCATCTGCGCGGCGATCCTGCCGCTCAACCAGATCGGGGCCAAGGTCAACCGCCTGTTCGCGGGAGACCGCTCGTGA
- a CDS encoding response regulator → MRTCLVVDDSSVIRKVARRILEGLDFQILEAEDGEKALEACKRGLPDAVLLDWNMPVMDGYEFLGHLRRMPGGDQPKVVFCTTENDVAHIARALHAGANEYIMKPFDKDIVTAKFQEVGLI, encoded by the coding sequence ATGCGAACTTGTCTCGTCGTTGATGATTCCAGCGTCATCCGCAAGGTTGCGCGCCGGATCCTGGAGGGCCTCGACTTCCAGATTCTCGAAGCCGAGGACGGTGAGAAGGCGCTAGAGGCCTGCAAGCGCGGTCTGCCCGACGCTGTGCTGCTCGACTGGAACATGCCCGTGATGGACGGCTACGAGTTCCTCGGCCATCTCAGGCGCATGCCCGGCGGCGACCAGCCCAAGGTGGTGTTCTGCACCACCGAGAACGACGTCGCGCACATCGCGCGTGCGCTGCACGCCGGCGCCAACGAGTACATCATGAAGCCGTTCGACAAGGACATCGTAACGGCGAAATTCCAGGAAGTCGGCCTGATCTGA
- a CDS encoding hybrid sensor histidine kinase/response regulator: MDDLLREFLTETSESLDTVDNQLVKFEQEPNNAKILDNIFRLVHTIKGTCGFLGLPRLEALAHAGETLMGKFRDGMPVTGQAVTVILSSIDRIKEILAGLEATEAEPEGNDRDLIDKLEAMVEQGMAAMAAGAPVAEAPPLVPEAPVAEAESKPAPAKAMTQGMLIDQTLERPLRPGEVSLDELERAFRETAIEAPAPAPVAKAEPTPTAEAPAPAAKEAAKPAKEKAAPKKSMADEVMGEGDRIANQSIRVNVDTLEHLMTMVSELVLTRNQLLEISRRNEDTEFKVPLQRLSNVTAELQEGVMKTRMQPIGNAWQKLPRIVRDLSSELGKQIELEMHGADTELDRQVLDLIKDPLTHMVRNSADHGLETPAERLAAGKGEQGTIRLSAYHEGGHIIICIADNGRGLNTEKIKAKALSSGLVTEAELEKMSEAQIHKFIFAPGFSTAAAITSVSGRGVGMDVVRTNIDQIGGTIDIKSVAGEGSSVTIKIPLTLAIVSALIVEAAGDRFAIPQLSVVELVRARANSEHRIERIKDTAVLRLRNKLLPLIHLKKLLKIDDGAASDPENGFIVVTQVGSQTFGIVVDGVFHTEEIVVKPMSTKLRHIDMFSGNTILGDGAVIMIIDPNGIAKALGASGSSAHDMADEAAGHHIGSGEQTTSLLVFRAGSSQPKAVPLGLVTRLEELPADKIEFSNGRYMVQYREQLMPLVAMESVTIATQGVQPILVFADDGRSMGLVVDEIIDIVEERLNIEVGGSASGILGSAVIKGQATEVIDVGHFLPMAFADWFTRKEMKPSMHAQSVLLVDDSAFFRNMLAPVLKAAGYRVRTAPTAQEGLAALRAQNFDVILTDIEMPDMNGFEFAEVIRSDNNLASTPIIGLSALVSPAAIERGRQAGFHDYVAKFDRPGLIAALKEQTAGAAGASELSRAAA; encoded by the coding sequence ATGGATGATCTGTTGCGGGAGTTTTTGACGGAGACCAGCGAGAGCCTGGACACTGTCGACAATCAGCTGGTGAAGTTCGAGCAGGAGCCGAACAACGCCAAGATCCTGGATAACATCTTCCGCCTGGTCCACACCATCAAGGGCACCTGCGGCTTCCTGGGCCTGCCGCGGCTGGAAGCGTTGGCGCATGCCGGCGAGACCTTGATGGGCAAATTCCGCGACGGCATGCCGGTGACCGGGCAGGCGGTGACGGTGATCCTGTCCTCGATCGACCGCATCAAGGAGATCCTCGCCGGCCTGGAGGCAACCGAAGCCGAGCCCGAGGGCAACGACCGCGACCTCATCGACAAGCTTGAGGCGATGGTCGAGCAGGGCATGGCGGCGATGGCCGCTGGAGCTCCCGTTGCCGAGGCGCCGCCGCTGGTGCCGGAAGCGCCGGTTGCCGAGGCCGAGAGCAAGCCGGCGCCCGCAAAAGCAATGACCCAGGGCATGCTGATCGACCAGACCCTGGAGCGCCCGCTGCGCCCGGGCGAGGTCTCGCTGGACGAGCTCGAGCGCGCCTTCCGCGAGACCGCGATCGAAGCGCCCGCACCTGCGCCCGTTGCCAAGGCGGAGCCCACGCCGACTGCTGAAGCGCCCGCGCCCGCTGCGAAGGAAGCCGCCAAGCCGGCCAAGGAAAAAGCCGCACCGAAGAAGTCGATGGCCGACGAGGTCATGGGCGAGGGCGACCGCATCGCCAACCAGTCGATCCGCGTCAACGTGGATACGCTGGAGCATTTGATGACCATGGTCTCCGAGCTGGTCTTGACCCGCAACCAGCTCTTGGAGATCTCCCGCCGCAACGAGGACACCGAGTTCAAGGTGCCGTTGCAGCGCCTCTCCAACGTCACCGCCGAGCTGCAGGAAGGCGTCATGAAGACGCGCATGCAGCCGATCGGCAATGCCTGGCAGAAGCTGCCTCGCATCGTCCGCGATCTCTCCTCAGAACTCGGCAAGCAGATCGAATTGGAGATGCACGGCGCCGACACCGAGCTCGACCGCCAGGTGCTCGACCTGATCAAGGATCCGCTCACCCACATGGTGCGCAACTCCGCCGACCATGGCCTGGAGACCCCCGCCGAGCGCCTCGCTGCCGGCAAGGGCGAGCAGGGCACCATTCGCCTCTCCGCCTATCACGAGGGCGGTCACATCATCATCTGCATCGCCGACAACGGCCGCGGCCTCAACACCGAGAAGATCAAGGCCAAGGCGCTCTCGTCAGGTCTCGTCACCGAGGCCGAGCTGGAGAAGATGAGCGAAGCGCAGATCCACAAGTTCATCTTCGCGCCGGGCTTCTCGACCGCGGCCGCCATCACCTCGGTCTCGGGCCGCGGCGTCGGCATGGACGTGGTCCGCACCAATATCGACCAGATCGGCGGCACCATCGACATCAAGAGCGTGGCCGGCGAGGGCTCCTCCGTCACCATCAAGATCCCGCTGACCCTGGCGATCGTCTCCGCCCTGATCGTGGAAGCGGCCGGCGACCGTTTTGCCATCCCGCAGCTCTCCGTCGTCGAGCTGGTCCGGGCCCGCGCCAACTCGGAGCACCGCATCGAGCGCATCAAGGACACCGCGGTCCTGCGCCTGCGCAACAAGCTGCTGCCGCTGATCCACCTCAAGAAGCTCTTGAAGATCGACGACGGCGCCGCCAGCGATCCCGAGAACGGCTTCATCGTGGTGACGCAGGTCGGCAGCCAGACCTTTGGCATCGTCGTCGACGGCGTGTTCCACACCGAAGAGATCGTCGTGAAGCCGATGTCGACCAAGCTGCGTCACATCGACATGTTCTCCGGCAACACCATTCTGGGCGATGGCGCCGTCATCATGATCATCGACCCCAACGGCATTGCCAAAGCGCTCGGCGCCTCCGGCTCCTCGGCCCATGACATGGCCGACGAGGCCGCCGGCCATCACATCGGCTCCGGCGAGCAGACCACCTCGCTCCTGGTGTTCCGCGCCGGCTCGTCGCAGCCCAAGGCGGTTCCGCTCGGGCTGGTCACCCGCCTGGAGGAGCTCCCGGCCGACAAGATCGAGTTCAGTAACGGCCGCTACATGGTGCAGTACCGCGAGCAGCTGATGCCGCTGGTGGCGATGGAGAGCGTCACCATCGCCACGCAGGGCGTCCAGCCGATCCTGGTGTTCGCCGATGACGGCCGCTCGATGGGCCTCGTCGTCGACGAGATCATCGACATCGTCGAGGAGCGCCTCAACATCGAGGTCGGCGGCTCGGCCAGCGGCATTCTCGGCTCGGCCGTGATCAAGGGCCAGGCCACCGAGGTGATCGACGTCGGCCACTTCCTGCCGATGGCATTCGCCGACTGGTTCACCCGCAAGGAGATGAAGCCTTCGATGCACGCGCAGTCGGTGCTGCTGGTCGACGACAGCGCGTTCTTCCGCAACATGCTGGCACCCGTCCTGAAGGCCGCCGGCTACCGCGTCCGCACCGCGCCGACCGCGCAGGAGGGCCTGGCTGCGCTCCGCGCGCAAAACTTCGACGTGATCCTGACCGACATCGAGATGCCCGACATGAACGGCTTCGAGTTCGCGGAAGTGATCCGCTCCGACAACAATCTCGCATCGACGCCGATCATCGGCCTCTCGGCGCTGGTGTCGCCGGCGGCGATCGAGCGCGGCCGGCAGGCCGGCTTCCACGACTATGTCGCCAAGTTCGACCGTCCCGGCCTGATCGCGGCGCTGAAGGAGCAGACCGCGGGCGCCGCCGGCGCCTCCGAGCTGAGCCGGGCAGCCGCCTAG